In Mixta intestinalis, the following are encoded in one genomic region:
- the orn gene encoding oligoribonuclease has product MSANENNLIWIDLEMTGLDPERDRIIEIATLVTDADLNILAEGPVLAVHQSAAQLALMDEWNVRTHTGSGLVERVKASQYDERAAELATLAFLKEWVPAKASPICGNSIGQDRRFLFKYMPELESYFHYRYLDVSTLKELARRWKPEILTGFKKAGTHQALDDIRESVAELAWYREHFLQL; this is encoded by the coding sequence ATGAGCGCAAATGAAAACAATCTTATCTGGATCGATCTGGAAATGACCGGGTTAGATCCGGAGCGCGATCGCATTATTGAAATTGCGACGCTGGTAACCGATGCCGATTTAAATATTCTGGCGGAAGGGCCGGTGCTGGCGGTGCATCAATCCGCCGCTCAGCTGGCGCTGATGGATGAGTGGAACGTACGTACCCATACCGGCAGCGGGCTGGTGGAGAGGGTTAAGGCCAGTCAGTATGACGAGCGGGCTGCGGAGCTGGCGACGCTGGCGTTTTTAAAAGAGTGGGTGCCTGCTAAAGCCTCCCCAATTTGTGGCAACAGTATCGGCCAGGATCGTCGTTTCCTGTTTAAATATATGCCGGAACTGGAGAGCTATTTCCACTATCGTTATCTGGACGTCAGTACGCTGAAGGAGCTGGCGCGGCGCTGGAAACCGGAAATTTTAACCGGCTTTAAGAAAGCAGGAACGCATCAGGCGCTGGATGATATTCGCGAATCGGTGGCGGAGCTGGCCTGGTATCGCGAGCATTTTCTGCAGCTGTAA
- the rsgA gene encoding small ribosomal subunit biogenesis GTPase RsgA, whose product MSKNKLSKGQQRRVNANHERRLKQRAEKPEPDDSLFGEAQDGIVISRFGMHADVEDSAGQVHRCNIRRTIRSLVTGDRVLWRPGVEGGATVKGIVEAVHERHSVLTRPDFYDGIKPVAANIDQIIIVSAIVPELSLNIIDRYLVASETLGIEPLLVLNKTDLLDEQGRAFVDEQMDIYRHIGYRVLMVSSYEKAGLAELEAALTGRISIFAGQSGVGKSSLLNALLGLDLNDNTILTNDVSDVSGLGQHTTTAARLYHFPHGGDVIDSPGVREFGLWHLEPEQITQGFVEFREFLGGCKFRDCKHDNDPGCAIREAVENGQIDETRFENYHRILESMAQVKTRKNFGNGED is encoded by the coding sequence GTGAGCAAAAATAAACTGTCTAAAGGCCAGCAGCGACGCGTTAACGCGAACCATGAACGCCGTCTCAAACAGCGTGCGGAAAAGCCTGAACCCGATGACAGCCTGTTTGGTGAGGCGCAGGATGGCATTGTCATCAGCCGCTTCGGCATGCATGCGGACGTGGAAGATAGCGCCGGTCAGGTACACCGCTGCAATATTCGTCGCACCATTCGCTCGCTGGTTACCGGCGATCGCGTACTCTGGCGTCCCGGCGTTGAAGGCGGTGCCACGGTGAAAGGTATCGTTGAGGCGGTGCATGAGCGCCACTCGGTACTGACGCGCCCCGATTTTTACGACGGCATTAAGCCGGTCGCGGCGAATATCGATCAAATTATTATTGTTTCCGCCATCGTGCCGGAACTGTCGCTGAATATCATCGATCGCTATCTGGTAGCGAGCGAAACGCTGGGCATCGAGCCGCTGTTGGTGCTGAATAAAACCGACCTGCTGGATGAACAAGGTCGCGCCTTCGTTGATGAGCAGATGGATATCTATCGCCATATCGGTTATCGCGTGCTGATGGTGTCCAGCTACGAAAAAGCGGGGCTGGCTGAGCTGGAAGCGGCGCTGACCGGGCGTATCAGTATTTTTGCCGGGCAGTCGGGCGTCGGTAAATCGAGCCTGCTCAACGCCCTGCTCGGTCTTGATCTTAATGATAACACGATCTTAACCAACGACGTTTCCGACGTCTCCGGGCTGGGCCAGCACACGACTACCGCCGCGCGTCTGTATCACTTCCCGCACGGCGGCGACGTGATCGATTCCCCCGGCGTACGTGAATTTGGTCTCTGGCATCTGGAGCCGGAACAAATCACCCAGGGTTTTGTCGAATTCCGTGAGTTTTTAGGCGGCTGTAAATTCCGTGACTGCAAACACGATAACGATCCCGGCTGTGCAATCCGCGAGGCGGTAGAAAACGGGCAGATAGATGAAACACGCTTCGAAAACTACCACCGTATACTGGAAAGCATGGCGCAGGTAAAAACGCGTAAAAACTTTGGCAACGGCGAAGATTAA